The Francisella salimarina genome has a segment encoding these proteins:
- the panC gene encoding pantoate--beta-alanine ligase, whose amino-acid sequence MIIAKNIEQFNLLRESFTKDRKIGFVPTMGALHSGHISLIKKAKSENEITIVSIFVNPTQFNNPNDYQTYPNQLQQDIQILESLDVDILFNPSEKDIYPDGNLLRIQPELEIANILEGKARPGHFSGMLTVVLKLLQITKPDNLYLGEKDYQQVMLIKQLVKDFFIKTKVIVCSTQRQATGLPLSSRNKNLTSNDIEIANKVYEILRQDNFSDLEELTNKINSSGATTEYIQKLNNRIFLALYIGKVRLIDNFLKETGPSC is encoded by the coding sequence ATGATTATTGCTAAAAATATTGAGCAATTTAATTTGCTAAGAGAAAGTTTCACTAAAGATCGAAAAATAGGCTTTGTCCCAACAATGGGTGCGTTACATAGTGGTCATATAAGCCTAATCAAAAAAGCCAAATCAGAAAATGAAATTACTATTGTCAGTATATTTGTAAATCCAACTCAATTTAATAATCCAAATGATTATCAAACATATCCAAACCAACTACAGCAAGATATACAAATATTAGAATCTCTTGATGTCGATATATTATTTAACCCTAGTGAAAAAGATATCTATCCCGATGGTAACCTATTGAGAATACAACCTGAGCTTGAAATTGCGAATATCCTAGAAGGTAAAGCTAGACCTGGACATTTTAGTGGTATGCTAACTGTAGTACTAAAGCTATTACAAATCACTAAGCCTGATAATCTCTACTTAGGCGAAAAAGACTATCAACAAGTTATGCTAATAAAACAACTTGTTAAAGATTTTTTTATCAAAACAAAGGTTATAGTTTGCTCAACACAAAGACAAGCAACAGGGCTTCCTCTTAGCTCTAGAAATAAAAATCTAACATCTAATGACATAGAGATTGCTAATAAAGTATACGAAATACTTAGACAAGATAATTTCTCAGACTTAGAAGAACTAACTAATAAGATTAACTCTAGTGGTGCAACAACAGAATACATTCAAAAACTTAATAACAGAATATTTTTGGCACTTTATATTGGTAAAGTACGTTTAATTGACAACTTCCTAAAGGAGACAGGACCATCATGTTAA
- the ligA gene encoding NAD-dependent DNA ligase LigA produces the protein MTPSDFISIDYKTLTKAQLKSYIDDLAEYLGEQSYLYHTIDKPVITDSDYDKLFRLLQDLVDDNPQLKPLNSVLDRVGGEILAGFETIKHKKKMTSLANVFSLEELRDFYDKIEYDIELECEPKMDGLAISIFYKNGKFDYAVTRGDGIQGEKVSENVKTIRNVPLKLNTLNPPEELEVRGEIILDKQSFLSLNEYMQTHENKTFANPRNAAAGSIRMLDSKVVAKRPLKLFSYGIGYFSKDFVHPETQFELMNLLQSFGFTISDNMFLAKNFSEVEEYHHKMSHQRADLAYDIDGLVFKVNNIKLQDTIGYTARGPKWAIAYKFPAEEVESEVLNVEFQVGRTGAITPVARLKPVAVGGVIVSNATLHNINEIKRKDIRVGDRVIVRRAGDVIPEVVKSLSQYRKPDAQMVEMPTNCPVCDSAIENINDQAIYRCTGGWHCQAQTTERLKHFVSRKAMDIDKLGAKLIEQLVAADLIKYPADIYKLNFEQLTGLERMGAKSSQNVLDSITKSKEPSLARFIFAIGIKDVGEVSSEALANHFGNLESFREAKFEQLIEINDIGEIIAKNIVSFWQDSLNIQIVDELLGNSINIQNPEKIEQAHNESFTNKTIVITGTFENYNRTELTQLLKSMGAKVTSSVSKKTDMVICGDNAGSKLTKAQQLGVEVILEEGLAGLI, from the coding sequence ATGACTCCGAGTGATTTTATCTCTATAGACTATAAAACTTTAACTAAAGCACAATTAAAATCATATATTGATGATCTTGCAGAGTATCTAGGTGAACAAAGCTATTTGTACCATACTATAGATAAGCCAGTTATTACTGACTCAGACTATGATAAGTTATTCCGATTATTACAAGATTTAGTTGATGATAATCCACAGCTTAAGCCATTAAACTCAGTATTAGATCGTGTTGGTGGAGAAATTTTAGCGGGATTTGAGACTATCAAGCATAAGAAGAAAATGACATCTCTGGCAAATGTTTTTAGCCTAGAGGAGTTGCGTGATTTTTATGACAAGATAGAGTATGACATTGAGCTTGAATGTGAACCTAAAATGGATGGCTTGGCTATTAGTATCTTTTATAAAAATGGTAAGTTTGATTATGCTGTTACGCGTGGTGATGGTATTCAGGGTGAAAAAGTCTCTGAAAATGTCAAAACCATCCGCAATGTCCCACTTAAACTAAATACTTTAAATCCTCCAGAGGAACTAGAAGTTCGTGGTGAGATTATCTTAGATAAGCAAAGTTTTCTATCTCTTAATGAGTATATGCAAACTCATGAGAATAAAACTTTTGCAAATCCGCGTAATGCAGCAGCTGGAAGTATTCGTATGCTTGACTCAAAAGTTGTAGCGAAGCGACCACTTAAGCTTTTTAGCTATGGTATAGGTTACTTCTCAAAAGACTTTGTACATCCTGAAACTCAATTTGAGCTTATGAATCTATTACAGAGTTTCGGCTTTACTATCAGTGATAATATGTTTTTGGCAAAAAACTTCTCAGAAGTTGAGGAGTACCACCATAAGATGAGTCATCAGCGTGCAGATTTAGCTTATGATATTGATGGTTTAGTTTTTAAGGTCAATAACATTAAACTACAAGATACTATTGGCTACACTGCTAGAGGACCTAAGTGGGCTATAGCATATAAGTTCCCAGCTGAAGAGGTTGAGTCAGAAGTGCTAAATGTAGAATTCCAAGTTGGCAGAACAGGAGCAATTACCCCAGTTGCAAGACTTAAGCCAGTTGCAGTTGGTGGTGTAATAGTTTCAAATGCAACTTTGCATAATATCAATGAAATCAAACGCAAAGATATCCGAGTCGGTGATAGAGTCATCGTACGTAGGGCAGGGGATGTAATTCCAGAAGTCGTCAAAAGCTTATCACAATACCGTAAGCCTGATGCACAGATGGTTGAGATGCCAACAAATTGTCCAGTTTGTGATTCAGCAATTGAGAATATCAACGATCAGGCTATATATCGTTGTACAGGAGGGTGGCATTGTCAGGCTCAAACTACTGAGCGCTTGAAGCACTTTGTCTCTCGTAAAGCAATGGATATTGATAAGCTTGGAGCTAAACTGATTGAGCAACTTGTTGCTGCAGATTTGATCAAGTATCCAGCTGATATTTATAAACTCAATTTTGAGCAATTGACAGGCTTAGAAAGAATGGGTGCTAAATCATCGCAAAATGTTTTAGACTCTATCACAAAAAGTAAAGAGCCAAGCTTAGCAAGATTTATTTTTGCAATAGGGATTAAAGATGTTGGTGAGGTGTCATCAGAAGCTTTAGCCAATCATTTTGGTAATTTAGAAAGCTTCCGTGAAGCTAAATTTGAGCAATTAATAGAGATTAATGATATTGGTGAAATTATTGCTAAAAATATTGTTTCATTCTGGCAAGATTCCCTAAATATACAAATTGTTGATGAATTACTAGGCAATTCTATTAATATCCAAAATCCAGAAAAAATTGAGCAAGCGCATAATGAGAGTTTTACAAATAAAACAATTGTGATTACAGGAACTTTTGAAAACTATAACCGTACAGAATTGACACAACTTCTTAAATCAATGGGTGCAAAAGTTACCTCAAGTGTCTCTAAAAAAACGGATATGGTTATTTGTGGTGATAATGCTGGAAGTAAGCTTACCAAAGCACAACAATTAGGTGTTGAAGTTATTTTAGAAGAAGGGTTAGCAGGTTTAATATAG
- the panG gene encoding 2-dehydropantoate 2-reductase PanG: MQQVPRYVIVGNGNVAAHMCYYFECLKLDFRQWSRNESLDQLDKLLANATHVLVLIKDSEIQSFVDKYLTNKSKRLIVIHFSGLLDIENAYSAHPLQSFPDKNLYSLDEYKSIAFVTCDRDIAFSALLPKLPNANFCIDKSQKAYYHAMCVLANNVSTLIWQKFYTEMQNRFGINQDCLTPFLETTFKNIKHNHHALSGPIARGDSLTLQKDLNALIDDDFYDVFRAIVNQFSNKEKR; this comes from the coding sequence ATGCAACAGGTACCTAGATATGTCATTGTCGGCAACGGCAATGTAGCAGCACATATGTGCTATTATTTTGAATGCTTAAAACTAGATTTTAGACAATGGTCTCGAAATGAATCGTTAGATCAGCTTGATAAATTATTAGCTAATGCAACTCATGTTTTAGTCTTAATCAAAGACTCTGAGATACAAAGTTTTGTAGATAAATATCTCACAAATAAATCAAAAAGGCTAATAGTGATTCACTTCTCTGGTCTTTTGGATATCGAAAATGCTTATTCAGCACATCCTTTACAAAGCTTCCCCGATAAGAACTTATACTCTTTAGATGAGTACAAATCGATTGCATTTGTAACTTGTGATAGAGATATCGCATTTAGTGCGCTTTTACCTAAGCTACCTAACGCTAATTTTTGTATCGATAAAAGTCAAAAAGCGTATTATCACGCAATGTGTGTTTTAGCGAACAATGTTAGTACATTGATTTGGCAAAAATTCTATACTGAAATGCAGAATCGCTTTGGTATAAATCAAGACTGTCTAACACCATTTTTAGAAACCACTTTTAAAAATATCAAACACAATCATCATGCCCTATCAGGCCCGATAGCTAGAGGGGATAGCCTTACACTACAAAAGGATCTTAATGCTTTAATTGATGATGATTTCTATGATGTTTTTAGAGCCATTGTTAATCAATTTTCAAACAAGGAGAAAAGATGA
- the panB gene encoding 3-methyl-2-oxobutanoate hydroxymethyltransferase, with the protein MKSVLGFKKAKSNREKISMVTCYDYTLAKIINSTDIDCILVGDSGGMVLLGKKNTTYTTLADIQFMTQAVANGATDKFIIADLPFMSYRQSLETTMQAVTALIQSGAHAVKLEGSSGNLDIIKHIVDSGVPVMGHIGMTPQFINSFGGFKVQGKTEEAARHLLEEAKLLEQAGCFGIVLECIPINIAKNITQNLNIPTIGIGAGSDTDGQILVLQDMLGMNTDFQPKFVKKYINASEIFSEAINTYVKETKANIFPTKEYSYDYC; encoded by the coding sequence ATGAAATCAGTTTTAGGCTTCAAAAAAGCTAAATCGAATCGAGAAAAAATCTCGATGGTAACTTGCTATGACTATACTTTAGCTAAAATCATAAACTCAACAGATATAGATTGTATACTCGTTGGAGATAGTGGAGGTATGGTATTACTGGGTAAAAAAAATACTACCTATACAACTCTAGCTGATATACAGTTCATGACTCAAGCGGTAGCTAATGGTGCTACAGATAAATTCATCATCGCTGATTTGCCATTTATGAGTTATCGCCAATCATTAGAAACAACTATGCAAGCTGTTACGGCTTTGATTCAATCAGGAGCTCATGCGGTTAAGCTTGAAGGTAGTTCAGGAAATTTAGATATTATCAAACATATCGTAGATTCTGGTGTTCCAGTCATGGGTCATATTGGTATGACTCCTCAATTTATAAATAGTTTTGGTGGTTTTAAAGTTCAAGGTAAAACTGAAGAAGCTGCTAGGCATTTACTTGAAGAAGCTAAGCTTCTTGAGCAAGCAGGATGTTTTGGGATAGTTCTAGAATGTATACCGATAAATATTGCTAAAAATATTACACAGAATTTGAATATCCCAACAATAGGTATTGGAGCTGGTAGTGATACTGATGGTCAGATTTTGGTTCTCCAAGATATGCTGGGTATGAATACTGACTTTCAACCAAAATTTGTCAAGAAATATATAAATGCTTCTGAGATATTTTCTGAAGCTATAAATACGTATGTAAAAGAGACGAAAGCTAATATTTTTCCAACTAAGGAGTATAGCTATGATTATTGCTAA
- the recD gene encoding exodeoxyribonuclease V subunit alpha translates to MYKTFHQACEQLADIRAIDFFFAKEVFDLAKNLPKSSKNNCHSGLDPESLKYSENAFFHILIKLMHVYSHGHSCLKIADISNKTIFASEQSTQSDAKVGFKMPSFDEIVSILESLDYDKLPIYFAKEYDSLYIKRLWNYEVEIANFIKSRTIQNTQQANHIEEVVDKLFEPADEIDWQKQAVIKSLNYNFSIISGGPGTGKTTTVAKLLLAIQMLNHNQQRVALLAPTGKAAQRMTESLNSVLSKRVDNDSYLGLSNLEAQTIHRFLGLRPNSTYVKYNEQSKAPYDVIIVDEASMLDMNIFIKLIRAVADSTKLTLIGDTNQLPSVEAGSLLANFTHHRDGDITPYTTLLIKNYRSQQYINNLAASVLKGDINTDNHQNENINFHSIRNLDTYLRDYAKRYSQLEKCSDYKEALTELNKFRILVANKNLEIGTDKLNQKIEKFMSKPIDSSYKGKPIMIIQNSYSLGLFNGDIGIIWPDDTGKLRAYFDGKDAKAFSLNMLPKYESVYVMTIHKTQGSEFDEIVIVLPAEDNEALSKQLLYTAITRAKHQLTIISEQSSLRDIAQKDIMRNSNIGELVSLSIQ, encoded by the coding sequence ATGTATAAAACTTTCCATCAAGCTTGTGAGCAATTAGCAGATATTAGAGCTATAGATTTTTTCTTTGCTAAAGAAGTGTTTGATTTGGCTAAAAATTTACCTAAAAGCTCAAAAAACAATTGTCATTCCGGACTTGATCCGGAATCTCTAAAATATAGTGAAAATGCATTTTTCCATATTTTGATAAAGCTTATGCATGTATATAGCCATGGTCATAGCTGTTTGAAGATAGCAGATATATCAAATAAAACTATTTTTGCTTCAGAGCAAAGCACTCAGAGCGATGCTAAAGTAGGCTTTAAAATGCCAAGTTTTGATGAAATTGTAAGTATTTTAGAGTCTTTAGATTATGATAAATTACCTATATATTTTGCTAAAGAGTATGATTCCTTATATATCAAAAGATTGTGGAATTATGAGGTTGAAATAGCTAACTTTATAAAATCTAGAACTATCCAAAATACTCAACAAGCCAACCATATTGAAGAAGTTGTAGATAAGCTATTTGAACCTGCTGATGAGATAGATTGGCAAAAACAGGCAGTTATCAAAAGTCTAAATTATAATTTTAGTATTATCTCAGGTGGACCTGGTACAGGTAAGACAACTACAGTCGCAAAGCTTTTGCTTGCCATACAAATGCTTAATCATAATCAGCAAAGAGTAGCTCTTTTAGCACCAACAGGTAAGGCTGCTCAGAGAATGACGGAATCCTTAAATAGTGTGTTAAGTAAAAGGGTAGACAATGATAGTTATTTAGGATTATCTAATCTAGAAGCTCAAACTATACATAGATTTTTAGGCTTAAGGCCAAACTCTACTTATGTTAAATATAACGAGCAGTCAAAAGCACCATACGATGTGATTATTGTTGATGAAGCTTCGATGCTTGATATGAATATCTTTATTAAGTTGATTAGAGCAGTAGCCGATAGTACCAAGCTAACTTTGATAGGTGATACTAATCAGTTACCATCAGTTGAGGCTGGTAGTCTTTTGGCAAACTTTACACATCATAGAGATGGCGATATTACGCCATATACAACATTACTTATCAAAAACTATCGTTCACAACAATATATAAATAATCTTGCAGCCTCAGTTCTAAAAGGTGATATTAATACTGATAATCATCAAAATGAGAATATTAATTTCCATAGCATAAGGAATTTAGATACTTATTTAAGAGATTATGCAAAGAGATATTCACAGCTTGAAAAGTGCAGTGACTACAAAGAGGCTCTTACCGAGCTAAATAAATTTAGAATACTTGTAGCTAATAAAAATTTAGAAATTGGTACAGATAAGTTAAATCAGAAAATTGAGAAATTTATGTCTAAACCTATAGATTCTAGCTATAAGGGTAAACCAATTATGATAATTCAAAATAGTTATTCATTGGGATTATTCAATGGAGATATAGGGATTATCTGGCCAGATGATACAGGTAAGCTTCGAGCATATTTTGATGGTAAAGATGCTAAGGCTTTTAGTTTAAATATGCTACCAAAATATGAAAGTGTCTATGTGATGACAATTCATAAGACGCAAGGTTCAGAGTTTGATGAAATCGTGATTGTTCTTCCAGCAGAAGATAATGAAGCGTTAAGTAAACAACTTTTGTATACAGCTATTACCAGAGCGAAACATCAATTAACGATTATTTCTGAACAAAGTAGCTTAAGAGATATTGCTCAGAAAGATATTATGAGAAATTCAAATATTGGTGAATTGGTTAGCTTGAGCATTCAATAA
- the panD gene encoding aspartate 1-decarboxylase: MLISVLKSKISYATVTGKDLFYVGSITIDSEIMKQANIIENEKVQVVNLNNGERLETYVIKGEPNSKTIALNGPAARRCEIGDQLFIISYAQIDPTRENIKPKLVDLKIGE; encoded by the coding sequence ATGTTAATTTCAGTTTTAAAATCAAAAATCTCATACGCTACTGTAACTGGCAAAGATTTATTTTATGTAGGTAGTATCACTATCGATAGTGAAATAATGAAACAGGCAAATATTATTGAAAATGAGAAAGTACAAGTAGTAAACTTAAACAACGGTGAGCGTCTTGAAACTTATGTAATCAAGGGCGAGCCAAATAGTAAAACTATCGCACTAAACGGCCCTGCTGCTAGAAGATGTGAAATAGGTGATCAGCTGTTTATAATTAGTTATGCGCAAATTGATCCTACTAGAGAAAATATAAAACCTAAGCTTGTTGACCTAAAAATCGGAGAATAA
- a CDS encoding GNAT family N-acetyltransferase: MIILKAIEADFDQMIEVWESSVRATHGFLAEEDIVKLRSLIRNEVFYINSIEIYVLKDLDKVIGFVGTSDVTIQMLFISPNYFGKTVGRILLKYALENKKCTKVEVNEQNPRALKFYQKHGFQIKARSELDHQGNPFPILFMEL; encoded by the coding sequence ATGATTATCTTAAAAGCTATTGAAGCTGATTTTGATCAAATGATAGAGGTATGGGAGAGTTCTGTTAGGGCAACTCATGGTTTTTTAGCAGAAGAAGATATAGTAAAGTTAAGAAGCTTAATAAGAAATGAGGTTTTCTATATAAATAGTATAGAAATATATGTTTTAAAAGATTTAGATAAGGTTATTGGTTTTGTTGGAACTTCTGATGTTACTATTCAAATGTTATTTATTTCTCCAAATTACTTTGGTAAAACAGTCGGGCGAATTTTACTTAAATATGCTTTAGAAAATAAAAAATGTACTAAAGTTGAGGTAAATGAACAAAATCCAAGAGCTCTAAAATTTTATCAAAAGCATGGTTTTCAGATAAAAGCGCGCTCAGAGCTTGATCATCAAGGAAATCCTTTTCCTATTCTCTTTATGGAGTTATAG
- a CDS encoding type III pantothenate kinase translates to MIVCIDIGNSHIFGGVFVGDQIKHNFRYPSTTPCTSDTLGIFLLSFFERKKLDIEDIEAVVLSSVVPHLEYSVNSACKKYLGITPLELKPGIKTGLKLDIKNPLDLGADRVANSVAAKSNFPSKNIIIVDFGTATTICAIKQNKSYIGGAILPGINLSMDSLSQKTAKLSNVTISKPSSALGKTTISQIQSGLIYGQLGAIKEIISRISQENFSDKPPVLIATGGYAHLFEKEQYFDVIISDLLLHGLRIIWQMNK, encoded by the coding sequence ATGATAGTATGCATAGATATTGGTAACTCACATATTTTTGGTGGAGTATTTGTAGGTGATCAAATTAAGCACAACTTTCGCTACCCTTCTACTACTCCGTGTACCTCCGATACGCTAGGCATATTTCTGTTATCATTCTTTGAGAGGAAAAAGCTTGATATTGAAGATATTGAAGCAGTTGTACTTTCATCTGTTGTTCCTCATTTAGAGTATTCTGTTAATTCTGCTTGTAAAAAATACTTAGGGATAACACCTCTTGAGCTAAAACCTGGAATAAAAACAGGATTAAAACTTGATATCAAAAACCCTCTAGATTTAGGTGCAGATCGTGTTGCAAACTCAGTTGCAGCTAAATCTAACTTTCCATCTAAGAACATTATCATTGTTGATTTTGGTACTGCAACAACTATATGCGCTATCAAGCAAAATAAATCTTATATAGGTGGTGCAATTCTACCTGGAATTAATCTATCAATGGATAGCTTATCGCAAAAGACTGCAAAACTATCAAATGTGACTATATCAAAACCTAGCTCTGCTTTAGGTAAGACAACTATATCTCAAATTCAATCTGGTCTTATATATGGTCAATTAGGAGCCATAAAAGAGATAATTAGTAGAATCTCTCAAGAGAATTTCTCAGATAAACCTCCCGTGCTAATCGCAACTGGAGGGTATGCTCACTTATTTGAGAAAGAACAATACTTTGATGTAATTATCTCAGATTTATTACTTCATGGACTTAGAATAATATGGCAAATGAATAAGTGA